In Petrotoga miotherma DSM 10691, the following proteins share a genomic window:
- a CDS encoding HD domain-containing protein: protein MNIGNFLLESSNLFTVYRWNNNPAIVRFSESDNIYNNLLLSLFVFSDDSEEKLVKILHNKIYEAIPKIVLSDISLATKSKIEEKGKKLWDEVINKTYKEVESNFDSNISPKLLIHYTFDEETEKKVRMINLLVAQKEASINERVFPEYYKEPKIKNQTKIKNMDIQDKKEIEELANELLEISTRLVTMIRWNKNHRNIKSSVASHTFFVFLISYLLALKANLQMKEIYDIMIASILHDLPEAFTGDVISPTKRKVSGLEEIIGEIEKDFIKDWYIHKRVLKEKVKKLEKYIYTPFENDYGAYVKTSDLIAALIECSLEISTGNQNKYFINTFKSIKKDILHFSPIDISEIIKEIELSIHP from the coding sequence ATGAACATTGGCAATTTTCTTTTAGAAAGTTCTAATTTGTTTACAGTTTACAGATGGAATAATAATCCTGCAATTGTAAGATTTAGCGAATCTGACAACATATACAACAATCTTCTTTTAAGTTTATTTGTATTTTCTGACGACTCAGAAGAAAAATTGGTAAAAATACTGCACAACAAAATATATGAAGCGATTCCTAAAATAGTATTATCAGACATATCATTGGCTACCAAAAGCAAAATTGAAGAAAAAGGCAAAAAACTTTGGGATGAAGTGATTAACAAAACCTATAAAGAAGTAGAATCAAATTTTGATAGCAATATTAGCCCAAAACTATTAATTCATTATACTTTTGATGAAGAAACTGAAAAGAAAGTAAGGATGATAAACCTCCTTGTCGCCCAAAAAGAAGCCAGTATTAACGAAAGAGTCTTTCCCGAATATTACAAAGAACCTAAAATAAAAAACCAAACGAAAATAAAAAATATGGATATACAAGATAAAAAAGAAATAGAAGAATTAGCAAATGAGTTATTAGAAATATCAACCAGACTGGTAACTATGATAAGATGGAACAAAAATCATAGAAATATCAAAAGTTCTGTAGCTTCACATACCTTTTTCGTTTTTTTAATCTCTTACCTTTTAGCTCTAAAAGCTAATTTACAAATGAAAGAAATTTACGATATTATGATTGCTTCAATACTACATGATTTGCCTGAAGCATTTACAGGTGACGTGATAAGCCCAACTAAAAGAAAAGTAAGTGGATTAGAAGAAATAATTGGTGAGATAGAAAAAGACTTCATTAAAGATTGGTACATTCATAAAAGAGTATTGAAAGAAAAGGTTAAAAAACTTGAAAAATATATATATACTCCTTTTGAAAATGATTATGGAGCATATGTGAAAACATCGGATTTAATAGCTGCACTAATAGAATGTTCCCTAGAAATAAGTACTGGAAACCAAAATAAATATTTTATCAATACATTTAAATCAATAAAAAAAGATATATTACATTTCTCTCCAATTGATATTAGTGAAATTATAAAAGAGATAGAGTTATCTATTCACCCCTAA
- the dxr gene encoding 1-deoxy-D-xylulose-5-phosphate reductoisomerase: MKSIFIAGISGSIGQQALEVLNSGWFKDNFKIVGGSVYKSWDKLKEAINKNNLISVGIVENNENIPKTFNGCRVFTGVDAVERSMEFCNPDYSLIATSGFSGVKNTLKALEVSQRICLANKESIVCGGNYVLDYATNLKKEIIPIDSEHSAIFQLLMGESSTPEKIILTASGGALRDYPVEALENVSVKEVLNHPVWSMGKRITVDSASMVNKSLELFEAYYLFKINNIEVAINRNSRIHSMVQFSDGVIKMHYGVADMKIPIAFSISYPERNFVFEKPDLFSEKIRFERVDFDKYPSLKLAYSILGNAPLQNSFNAADEIAVDSFLNGLIKFGDIYRIIYKTVNEMQIQFSFANSLSFNNYNDILKVDKISRNIAKKYIMEVTE, translated from the coding sequence GTGAAAAGTATTTTCATAGCCGGCATTTCTGGATCGATTGGTCAACAAGCTTTAGAAGTATTAAATAGCGGTTGGTTTAAAGACAACTTCAAGATTGTAGGGGGTTCCGTTTATAAAAGTTGGGATAAATTGAAAGAAGCAATTAATAAAAACAATTTGATTAGTGTTGGGATAGTTGAAAATAATGAAAATATTCCTAAAACTTTTAATGGATGTCGAGTTTTTACTGGTGTAGATGCTGTTGAAAGGAGCATGGAGTTTTGTAATCCTGATTATTCTCTAATTGCTACTTCTGGTTTTTCTGGTGTTAAAAACACCTTAAAGGCTTTAGAGGTTTCCCAGCGAATATGTTTGGCAAATAAGGAATCGATTGTGTGTGGTGGCAATTATGTTTTGGATTATGCTACCAATCTAAAAAAAGAGATAATTCCAATTGATAGTGAACATAGTGCAATATTTCAACTTTTAATGGGAGAATCCTCGACCCCTGAAAAAATTATATTAACGGCTAGCGGTGGTGCTTTAAGAGATTACCCTGTTGAAGCCCTTGAAAATGTTTCAGTGAAGGAAGTGTTGAACCATCCTGTTTGGTCGATGGGAAAAAGAATAACCGTTGATTCAGCCTCGATGGTAAATAAGTCTCTCGAATTATTTGAAGCTTATTATTTATTCAAAATAAACAATATCGAGGTAGCCATTAATAGAAACAGTAGAATTCATTCTATGGTTCAATTTTCTGATGGAGTAATTAAGATGCATTATGGAGTAGCTGATATGAAAATTCCAATAGCTTTTTCGATTTCTTATCCGGAACGGAATTTTGTTTTTGAAAAACCTGATTTATTTTCGGAGAAGATACGGTTCGAAAGAGTAGATTTTGATAAGTATCCCTCTTTGAAATTAGCTTATAGCATTCTTGGGAATGCCCCTTTACAGAATTCATTTAATGCTGCCGATGAGATTGCAGTGGATAGTTTTTTAAACGGTCTAATTAAATTTGGAGATATTTATCGTATTATATACAAAACGGTAAATGAGATGCAAATTCAGTTTTCATTTGCCAATAGCTTGAGTTTTAATAATTATAATGATATACTTAAAGTGGATAAAATCAGTAGAAATATAGCGAAAAAATATATTATGGAGGTTACCGAATGA
- a CDS encoding site-2 protease family protein: MTVLLSIIWFLIIISVIVVVHEFGHFIFAKIFKTRVEEFSIGFGPALFKIPGKETTFRFNIVPLGGYVRLAGEEVLEEGYEDTDPALFYNKKPFQKFLIAFAGPLFSFLLGYFLFVGIAGAYGFPEVMVERVGRDSIALQAGLEPGDIIKKANGDYVFNPSILELEIASGKPLELTVIRNGEEVNVTLNPELTNERAIFTLQGIEDTEFLTLKNKEIVSLNGEEDLYIVMSRLESGDPIEIQLEDGTIIEGKLSQYSYFPPTYETGIVYATFSNVIAEGGLPHGNSGSNAFQPGDKIIEINGVDINNGSDLQNLIYRTQLNTGELMFAVSGKEIINEYKPFKDNTLEVLVERNGQTININLAKEEFLDFIVQPGVLEAPYENWHPKGVEALTVPIQWANNLISLTFRSFGQLFTGRMSADQIAGPVGAAAIIGQAAMVGFDAILNLTALITISLGVFNLIPIPGLDGGRIVFSIYEMITRKRVSPKVEAIVNTIGFLFLIFLMIFVTYNDIMRFF, from the coding sequence ATGACCGTTCTATTATCAATTATTTGGTTTTTGATTATTATATCCGTTATTGTAGTTGTTCATGAATTTGGGCATTTTATTTTTGCAAAAATTTTCAAGACGAGAGTGGAGGAGTTCTCTATTGGATTTGGACCCGCATTATTCAAAATTCCAGGTAAAGAAACTACCTTTCGATTCAATATTGTTCCTTTGGGTGGCTATGTAAGATTGGCTGGTGAAGAGGTATTAGAAGAGGGTTACGAGGATACTGATCCTGCACTGTTTTACAATAAGAAACCTTTTCAGAAATTTTTGATTGCTTTTGCAGGACCTTTGTTTTCTTTTCTTTTAGGTTATTTCCTTTTTGTGGGAATAGCTGGTGCTTACGGTTTTCCAGAGGTAATGGTTGAAAGAGTTGGAAGAGACAGCATCGCTCTCCAAGCAGGTCTTGAACCAGGTGATATCATTAAAAAAGCAAATGGTGATTATGTATTTAATCCATCTATTTTAGAGTTGGAAATAGCTTCTGGGAAACCATTAGAGTTAACTGTTATAAGAAATGGGGAAGAAGTAAATGTTACATTAAACCCTGAACTTACCAATGAGAGGGCAATTTTTACTTTACAAGGAATCGAAGATACGGAATTTCTCACTTTGAAAAATAAAGAAATTGTTTCACTAAATGGTGAAGAAGATTTATATATAGTTATGAGTCGACTGGAAAGTGGTGATCCGATAGAGATACAGTTAGAAGATGGAACTATTATTGAAGGTAAATTATCTCAATATTCGTATTTCCCACCTACGTATGAAACAGGTATTGTGTATGCTACTTTTTCAAATGTTATCGCAGAAGGGGGACTTCCTCATGGCAATAGCGGAAGCAATGCTTTTCAACCGGGAGATAAAATAATTGAAATTAACGGAGTAGACATTAATAATGGGTCTGATTTGCAAAATTTAATTTATCGAACCCAATTGAATACAGGAGAATTAATGTTCGCTGTTTCTGGTAAAGAAATTATTAATGAATATAAGCCTTTTAAAGATAATACACTTGAGGTGCTAGTAGAGAGAAACGGACAAACAATTAATATTAATCTAGCCAAAGAAGAATTTTTAGATTTCATAGTTCAACCGGGAGTTTTAGAGGCGCCCTACGAAAATTGGCATCCCAAAGGTGTTGAGGCTCTTACTGTTCCAATTCAATGGGCAAATAATTTAATCTCATTAACATTCAGATCTTTTGGACAGTTATTCACTGGAAGGATGAGTGCCGATCAAATAGCAGGTCCCGTTGGAGCAGCTGCTATAATAGGGCAGGCAGCAATGGTTGGATTCGATGCCATTTTAAATTTAACCGCTTTGATAACTATCAGTTTAGGAGTTTTTAATTTGATTCCAATACCTGGTTTAGATGGAGGCAGAATCGTTTTTTCTATTTATGAAATGATAACTAGAAAAAGGGTAAGTCCAAAAGTCGAGGCTATAGTGAATACTATAGGATTTTTATTCTTAATATTTCTGATGATCTTCGTCACTTATAACGATATAATGAGATTTTTCTAA
- the ispG gene encoding flavodoxin-dependent (E)-4-hydroxy-3-methylbut-2-enyl-diphosphate synthase — protein MFSQKVVDVGGIKIGGKYPIVIQSMTNTDTTHIEKTLLQIERLKNSGAQIVRVSVRSKDDIQPFGEIVKKSQVPLVADIHFDYRLAIESIKAGASKVRINPGNIGSDVKVREIVKVAKEYNVPVRVGSNSGSIAKEFSDLPRHKALAESALKEVRLLEKEGFYDIVVSVKSVDAKETFVANRYLSQLIPYPFHIGVTEAGVFEDAVILSSAGLGSLLINDIGDTIRISISGDPIKEVELAKDLLIALGLRKGVRVIACPTCARTEIDVEGLAYEVKKILKDKEVKKNITVAVMGCVVNGPGEAKHSDIAIVGTKNASAAIFLKGELFGTIKRSEIKEKLFEIIEEVQNS, from the coding sequence ATGTTCTCACAAAAAGTAGTAGATGTTGGTGGCATTAAAATTGGTGGGAAGTACCCCATCGTTATTCAAAGTATGACGAATACAGATACAACACATATTGAGAAGACTCTGCTTCAAATTGAACGATTGAAAAACTCTGGTGCCCAGATTGTAAGGGTATCGGTGAGAAGTAAGGATGACATTCAACCTTTTGGTGAGATCGTAAAGAAATCTCAAGTACCTTTAGTTGCAGATATTCATTTTGATTACAGGTTAGCAATAGAATCTATTAAGGCTGGTGCTTCGAAAGTTAGAATAAACCCAGGCAATATTGGTTCAGATGTTAAAGTACGAGAAATAGTTAAAGTTGCTAAGGAGTACAACGTCCCGGTAAGAGTCGGATCTAATTCTGGTTCGATAGCCAAAGAATTTTCAGATTTACCCAGACATAAAGCGTTGGCTGAAAGTGCTTTAAAAGAGGTTAGATTATTAGAAAAAGAAGGTTTTTACGATATTGTCGTCTCTGTCAAATCTGTTGATGCAAAAGAAACCTTCGTAGCCAATCGATATCTTTCACAGTTGATTCCTTATCCTTTTCATATAGGCGTTACTGAAGCCGGGGTTTTTGAAGACGCAGTTATATTGTCATCAGCAGGTTTGGGTTCTTTACTTATAAACGACATAGGAGATACCATTAGAATATCCATAAGCGGAGATCCGATCAAAGAAGTTGAATTAGCAAAAGATTTATTAATAGCCTTAGGTTTAAGAAAAGGGGTAAGAGTGATAGCCTGTCCAACTTGCGCAAGGACAGAGATTGATGTTGAAGGGTTAGCCTACGAGGTAAAAAAAATTTTAAAAGATAAAGAGGTTAAAAAAAATATTACGGTAGCGGTTATGGGGTGTGTTGTTAATGGTCCAGGTGAAGCTAAACATTCTGATATAGCCATAGTTGGGACCAAAAATGCTTCAGCGGCTATTTTTTTGAAAGGAGAACTTTTCGGGACAATTAAAAGAAGTGAGATAAAAGAGAAACTTTTTGAAATTATAGAAGAGGTTCAGAATTCTTAA
- a CDS encoding YaaR family protein — protein MEIDPITREKTDKELKKRKIKKSKDQDFTASEVKEKEGFFDVLVDTNIKISENELRRLIDNILKLGNNFVKSPTQSNLRGYRNAIKDFLKRLEKHWYVIKNDLDFKNATPQLHMVAEVVDSKLMELTDMILKREKNTLVYASKIDEINGLILDLYK, from the coding sequence ATGGAGATAGATCCTATCACCCGAGAAAAAACTGACAAAGAGTTGAAAAAAAGAAAAATAAAAAAATCAAAAGATCAAGATTTTACTGCTTCTGAGGTAAAAGAAAAAGAAGGATTTTTTGATGTACTAGTTGATACAAATATAAAAATCAGCGAAAATGAGTTAAGGAGATTAATTGATAATATTCTTAAACTAGGAAATAACTTTGTGAAATCTCCAACTCAATCTAATCTAAGAGGTTATAGGAATGCTATCAAAGATTTTCTTAAAAGATTAGAAAAACATTGGTATGTGATAAAAAACGATCTTGATTTTAAAAACGCAACACCTCAGCTGCATATGGTTGCTGAAGTAGTTGATAGTAAACTCATGGAATTGACTGATATGATTTTAAAAAGAGAGAAAAATACATTAGTATATGCATCAAAAATTGACGAAATAAATGGATTGATTCTAGATTTATACAAATAA
- a CDS encoding PSP1 domain-containing protein: MIDLKAEVYGVELEKLGSIHYYNYLGIEKINIFDYVLVQTENGIEVGRIVLGPVTMSFEEIGYEPNSIIRKVGDEDKKQLEENVQKAKEVTQYAKQMVNELGLKMRILDAAFTFDRSKLVIYFGADVRIDFRELVKILAKRYKTRIELKQVGARDEVKKIGSIGLCGQEACCSRFLRDFSSIKMELAKTQQMMINTAKISGRCGKLLCCLKYENDFYKEVLKNVPNENTTIEYEGKPARVVTVNVFLKEVSLQVIEENQPILIKVPFSYFNSGNS; the protein is encoded by the coding sequence TTGATAGATCTAAAAGCTGAAGTGTATGGGGTGGAACTGGAAAAATTAGGTTCTATCCATTATTATAATTATTTAGGAATCGAAAAAATCAATATATTTGACTATGTTTTAGTTCAAACTGAAAATGGAATAGAAGTTGGAAGGATTGTTTTAGGACCTGTTACCATGAGTTTTGAAGAAATTGGATATGAACCTAATTCGATAATTAGAAAGGTTGGAGATGAAGACAAAAAGCAATTAGAGGAAAATGTTCAAAAGGCTAAAGAAGTGACACAATATGCAAAACAAATGGTTAATGAATTAGGGTTAAAAATGAGGATTCTTGATGCCGCTTTTACCTTTGATAGATCAAAATTGGTAATTTACTTTGGTGCCGATGTCAGAATAGATTTTAGAGAATTGGTAAAGATATTAGCTAAAAGGTACAAAACAAGAATCGAACTTAAGCAAGTAGGAGCCAGGGATGAAGTAAAGAAGATTGGATCAATTGGTTTATGTGGTCAAGAAGCTTGTTGTAGTAGATTTTTGAGAGATTTTTCTTCTATAAAGATGGAACTGGCTAAAACGCAACAGATGATGATAAACACCGCTAAAATCTCAGGCAGATGTGGGAAACTTCTTTGTTGTTTGAAATATGAGAATGACTTCTATAAAGAGGTCCTTAAAAATGTTCCAAATGAGAATACTACAATAGAATACGAAGGGAAGCCAGCCAGAGTTGTAACTGTCAACGTGTTCTTAAAAGAAGTCTCACTACAGGTAATAGAAGAAAATCAACCTATCTTAATCAAGGTTCCTTTTTCTTATTTCAACAGCGGTAATTCTTAA
- a CDS encoding DUF2905 domain-containing protein, giving the protein MFAFNIKLGRLPGDIIIKRENFVLYIPITTMLIVSGLITLLSIIIRRFF; this is encoded by the coding sequence ATGTTTGCATTTAATATAAAACTCGGAAGGCTCCCAGGAGATATAATAATAAAAAGAGAAAATTTCGTTTTATATATTCCTATTACGACCATGCTCATTGTAAGTGGATTGATCACATTGTTATCAATTATCATTCGCAGATTTTTTTAA
- a CDS encoding transketolase, protein MRDLNFLEVDSLKKSLKELKGLSSVARGDILKMTTVANSGHPAGSMSSIDMFLSVLNRANIFPEDPFNPDRDRIVVSHGHTSPGFYVALARMGFIDIEEVISGFRYAGSIFEGHVTRGIPGVEWSTGNLGQGLSAGIGMALAAKKRKKDYRVYVFSSDGESSKGQIAEARRTAIKEGLNNLIVLLDYNDIQISGRARDILSVNIVGEYEAAGWNVIEIDGHNFEQINKALEVAENEPLRPTVIVAKTIIGKGVSFMENTPTYHGKALTKEQLNKALEELGLENDVEKYIEKRKNMTLTREKINYPNIELKVETGQPIVYEKGEKVANRNAFGNAIADLAKLNMANFPVAAIDCDLKPSVKLEKFEKVNPEGYIQIGIEEHNAATIGGALSVNGVLTFFADFGVFGLDETFNQQRLNDINHTNLKTVVTHCGIDVGEDGKTHHEVNYIGVVRSLYHTKLIVPCDANQTDKAIRYAAKVPGNFVIAMGRSSLPILLDEEGNVYYDNGYNFEYGKLDIFRKGKDLTVFTYGSFAHLAVEAADKLKEEDIHITVIGVPTPLDFDLTNVKEFVDNTIVLTLEDHNIENGLSNELSKAMIKNSLKPSYFEPMGLREYAPSGTIKDLLKVHGFDVESLVKKMKGLIENK, encoded by the coding sequence ATGCGAGATCTAAATTTTTTGGAGGTGGATTCATTGAAAAAAAGTTTAAAAGAACTAAAAGGCTTATCATCAGTTGCAAGAGGAGATATATTGAAGATGACTACTGTGGCTAATTCTGGTCATCCCGCAGGATCTATGTCATCAATTGACATGTTTTTATCGGTATTGAATAGGGCAAATATATTTCCGGAAGATCCTTTCAATCCAGATAGAGATAGGATTGTGGTTAGTCATGGTCACACTTCCCCTGGTTTTTATGTGGCTTTAGCAAGGATGGGCTTTATTGACATTGAAGAAGTTATTTCAGGATTCAGATATGCCGGCAGTATATTTGAAGGGCATGTTACCCGTGGGATACCAGGTGTCGAGTGGTCAACAGGGAATTTAGGTCAAGGTTTATCAGCTGGAATAGGAATGGCTTTGGCAGCAAAGAAGAGGAAAAAAGACTATAGAGTTTACGTTTTTAGTAGTGATGGAGAAAGTTCAAAAGGTCAAATCGCTGAAGCTAGAAGAACTGCGATAAAAGAAGGCCTAAATAACCTAATTGTATTACTTGATTACAACGATATTCAAATATCTGGAAGAGCTAGAGATATATTATCCGTAAATATAGTTGGAGAATATGAAGCAGCTGGTTGGAATGTAATAGAAATCGATGGTCACAATTTCGAGCAGATCAATAAGGCATTAGAAGTAGCTGAAAATGAGCCGCTAAGGCCAACTGTGATTGTAGCAAAAACGATTATAGGAAAAGGGGTTTCTTTTATGGAAAACACCCCAACCTATCACGGTAAAGCACTCACTAAAGAACAGTTAAATAAGGCTTTAGAAGAATTAGGTTTAGAAAACGATGTGGAAAAGTATATCGAAAAAAGAAAAAATATGACCTTAACTAGGGAAAAAATAAATTATCCAAATATTGAATTAAAGGTTGAAACTGGACAACCTATAGTGTATGAAAAGGGAGAAAAGGTAGCTAATCGTAACGCTTTTGGGAACGCTATTGCTGATCTTGCAAAACTGAACATGGCTAACTTTCCAGTAGCTGCAATTGATTGTGATTTGAAACCATCCGTTAAATTGGAAAAATTCGAAAAAGTCAATCCTGAGGGTTACATCCAAATTGGTATTGAGGAACATAACGCTGCTACCATTGGGGGTGCGTTATCTGTTAATGGAGTCTTGACTTTTTTCGCTGATTTTGGGGTATTTGGTTTGGATGAGACATTTAATCAGCAAAGATTAAACGATATTAATCACACTAATTTAAAGACCGTTGTGACTCACTGTGGTATCGATGTAGGAGAGGATGGCAAGACACATCATGAAGTCAATTATATTGGGGTAGTCAGAAGTTTATACCATACTAAACTGATCGTACCTTGTGATGCCAATCAAACTGATAAAGCGATTAGGTACGCTGCAAAAGTTCCTGGTAACTTTGTGATTGCTATGGGAAGATCCAGCTTGCCAATTTTGTTGGATGAAGAGGGTAACGTTTATTACGATAACGGTTATAACTTCGAATATGGGAAGTTGGATATTTTTAGGAAAGGTAAAGATCTAACAGTATTCACATACGGAAGCTTTGCTCATTTAGCGGTGGAAGCAGCTGATAAGTTGAAAGAAGAAGATATTCATATTACAGTAATTGGCGTACCGACTCCTTTAGATTTTGACCTTACTAATGTTAAAGAATTTGTAGACAATACTATTGTGTTAACTTTAGAAGATCACAACATAGAAAATGGTTTGTCAAATGAACTGTCAAAAGCGATGATCAAAAATTCTTTGAAACCTTCTTATTTTGAACCTATGGGATTAAGAGAATATGCTCCCTCTGGAACGATCAAAGATTTGCTAAAA